From a region of the Calliphora vicina chromosome 4, idCalVici1.1, whole genome shotgun sequence genome:
- the LOC135958754 gene encoding uncharacterized protein LOC135958754, which yields MFIKQLLATIVAIIALAQLSLQASTAYDPFYSAGVVEFRPSTSLTAEARMLDNLKDYLSILESEEAKNLDIIVFPESTLNNNEQATFVPNPSKDLIVPCEVNTGEYNTLLVQLSCAAKKLSAYVVINLTEKEWCTTVPEDTRPCASSGLNLYNTNVVLDRKGTVISRYRKVHLYGENKNSTFMPEMDWFDTDFGVRFGHFICFDILFYVPAQSLVNYSGIKDFIFPSMWFSQLPFLTAVQVHQAWSYANNVNLLAAGSSNPLVGSTGTGVYHGRQGIVVAKMNQGIGERKLYVAQVPKYRHLTKRSLDLNNTNKIRLSLPNIKLKRDYLQNYETVALNLTTSTSVKQEICFTNSSFCCNFELKWQPLTVQPASKYYQYRLGVYDGWRNEEAAETNQLKNCALFSCIGEDIMDCGKTMATDIDVVFENITIWGTYPKAERFLIMPNSLTADMMPLPVNHFQWQRLDTKNNLQMRYELNTTTPNVMAFSIYGNYYDCIVDLKPDEDEGGDDAAAALNNSFFVIVGIFLINLLVLFLGFTCKVRADNSYYTAGVVEFKPQVGGMNSSELLADHLKAYLSILESSEALDTDIIVFPEGTLNNQFHLTYVPNENDKIIPCVTNKDNLYADFFVQLSCAARRVSKYLVINLPEKENCPSSKEDSRPCASNNLNIYNTNVVFDREGRVVSRYRKVHVYVENKNTTSKPEFAIFETDFGVRFGHFICFDMLFYTPAQELVDRFGVTDLIFTSLFYSELPFLTAVQLQHGWAWGNNVNLLAAGASYPEWGMTGSGIYSGQLGDLVSVMVSDQGERKLYKARVPKKGSKLQPQPNTQPLIKPSRNITKLRLLKDPQIVNYNSVLLDFSRVDSFTNIHLCDGDVCCSFEINAQILNFTLGLNFKYRVGIFDGRRTYEKEEWSDIKVCALYACANTEPSSCGEALSADNVLFKSINIKGKFPNANKLMIMPSILDDQLYPLKHNEVVWSKTKQNQGYEVVLKLNKELSNIMTFGIYGQYYEKSSAAAIKAGNMLIFAFILLKLLGFMNYH from the exons atgtttataaaacaattgttagcAACAATTGTGGCTATAATTGCACTGGCCCAGTTATCATTACAG gcCAGCACGGCCTATGATCCCTTTTACTCAGCCGGTGTAGTGGAATTTCGTCCCTCTACTAGCTTGACGGCAGAGGCCCGTATGCTGGATAACCTTAAGGATTATTTGTCTATTTTAGAATCTGAGGAAGCTAAAAATCTCGATATAATAGTTTTTCCTGAATCAACTCTTAATAATAATGAACAGGCCACATTTGTGCCAAATCCCTCTAAAGATCTAATAGTGCCCTGTGAGGTGAATACTGGAGAATACAACACTCTATTGGTGCAATTGTCCTGTGCTGCCAAGAAGTTGTCAGCATATGTGGTCATTAATTTAACCGAAAAAGAATGGTGCACAACAGTACCAGAAGATACACGACCTTGTGCGTCCAGTGGCCTAAATCTGTACAACACCAATGTGGTGTTAGATCGTAAGGGAACGGTCATATCACGTTATCGCAAAGTTCATTTATatggtgaaaataaaaattccacTTTTATGCCCGAAATGGATTGGTTTGATACAGACTTTGGTGTGCGTTTTGGTCACTTTATATGCTTTGATATATTGTTCTATGTTCCTGCCCAGTCGTTGGTGAACTACAGTGGCATTAAAGATTTCATATTCCCCTCTATGTGGTTTTCACAGCTGCCATTTTTAACGG CGGTTCAAGTGCACCAGGCCTGGTCTTATGCCAACAATGTGAATTTACTAGCGGCTGGGTCATCGAACCCCTTGGTGGGTTCTACCGGCACGGGAGTTTATCATGGCCGCCAGGGTATAGTGGTGGCTAAAATGAATCAGGGTATTGGAGAGCGTAAGTTGTATGTGGCCCAAGTACCCAAATATCGCCATTTAACCAAGAGGTCCTTGGACTTGAATAACACCAACAAGATTAGACTTTCTCTGCCAAATATCAAGCTCAAAAGGGATTATTTGCAAAATTATGAAACAGTAGCACTTAATTTGACCACTAGCACTAGTGTAAAACAAGAGATTTGCTTTACCAACTCCTCATTTTGCTGTAACTTCGAATTGAAATGGCAACCTTTAACTGTACAGCCAGCAAGTAAATATTATCAATATCGTTTGGGTGTCTATGATGGCTGGCGCAATGAAGAGGCTGCCGAAACCAATCAACTGAAGAACTGTGCCTTGTTTAGCTGCATAGGCGAGGATATCATGGACTGTGGCAAAACTATGGCCACAGACATTGAtgtggtatttgaaaatatcacCATATGGGGCACTTATCCCAAGGCCGAGAGATTTTTAATAATGCCCAATAGTTTAACAGCCGACATGATGCCGCTGCCGGTAAATCACTTCCAGTGGCAAAGATTAGACACAAA AAATAACCTGCAAATGCGTTATGAACTTAATACCACCACCCCCAATGTCATGGCCTTTTCCATCTATGGCAATTATTATGACTGCATTGTAGACCTTAAACCAGACGAAGACGAAGGAGGAGATGATGCAGCAGCTGCCTTAAACAACTCTTTCTTTGTTATAGTGGGAATTTTCCTAATAAACTTGCT tgttttgtttttaggTTTTACCTGTAAG GTAAGGGCCGATAATTCATACTATACTGCCGGTGTGGTTGAATTTAAACCCCAAGTGGGTGGCATGAATTCCTCTGAATTATTGGCCGATCATTTGAAAGCCTATTTAAGCATATTAGAATCATCCGAGGCTTTGGACACCGATATTATAGTCTTTCCCGAGGGCACTTTAAACAATCAATTCCATTTAACCTATGTGCCCAATGAAAACGATAAAATAATACCTTGTGTAACGAATAAAGACAATCTTTATGCCGATTTCTTTGTCCAACTCTCATGTGCCGCCCGCCGTGTAAGCAAATATTTGGTTATAAATTTACCCGAGAAAGAAAACTGTCCCTCGAGTAAAGAAGACTCAAGACCCTGTGCCagcaataatttaaatatttacaacacCAATGTGGTGTTTGATCGTGAGGGTCGGGTAGTGTCGCGTTATCGCAAAGTGCATGTGTATGTGGAGAATAAAAATACCACTTCTAAACCGGAATTTGCTATATTTGAAACAGATTTTGGGGTACGTTTCGGTCATTTTATTTGCTTTGACATGTTGTTTTACACACCCGCCCAGGAGTTGGTCGATCGCTTTGGTGTGACAGATTTAATATTCACCAGTCTTTTTTACTCGGAATTGCCGTTTTTGACAG CCGTACAACTACAACATGGCTGGGCCTGGGGTAACAATGTGAATTTATTGGCAGCTGGTGCTAGTTATCCCGAATGGGGCATGACCGGTAGTGGCATCTATTCAGGCCAATTAGGAGATCTAGTATCTGTAATGGTTAGTGATCAAGGCGAACGTAAACTCTACAAGGCCAGAGTACCCAAAAAAGGCTCGAAATTACAACCCCAACCTAATACACAACCTTTAATTAAACCATCTCGAAATATAACCAAATTACGTCTCTTGAAAGATCCACAAATTGTAAATTACAATTCGGTTTTACTAGACTTTAGCCGAGTAGATAGCTTTACTAATATACATTTGTGCGATGGCGATGTGTGCTGTTCGTTTGAAATAAAtgcacaaattttaaattttaccctGGGGCTTAACTTTAAGTATCGTGTGGGTATATTTGATGGCCGGCGTACTTATGAAAAGGAGGAGTGGAGTGATATTAAAGTGTGTGCTTTATATGCCTGTGCCAATACAGAGCCCAGCAGCTGTGGTGAAGCTTTAAGTGCGGACAATGTGTTATTCAAAAGCATTAACATTAAAGGCAAATTTCCAAATGCCAACAAACTCATGATAATGCCCTCCATATTGGATGATCAATTGTATCCCCTGAAACATAATGAGGTGGTGTGGTCGAAAACAAAGCAAAA CCAAGGTTATGAAGTGGTTTTAAAGTTAAACAAAGAGCTGAGTAACATTATGACTTTTGGTATTTATGGCCAGTATTATGAAAAATCTTCGGCTGCAGCTATAAAAGCAGGAAATATGTTAATATTTGCTTTCATCTTATTAAAATTACTGGGTTTTATGAACTACCATTga